The following proteins come from a genomic window of Aspergillus luchuensis IFO 4308 DNA, chromosome 3, nearly complete sequence:
- a CDS encoding uncharacterized protein (COG:C;~EggNog:ENOG410PJPT;~InterPro:IPR001709,IPR012292,IPR001433,IPR009050, IPR017927,IPR008333,IPR023950,IPR000971,IPR017938, IPR039261;~PFAM:PF00042,PF00175,PF00970;~go_function: GO:0008941 - nitric oxide dioxygenase activity [Evidence IEA];~go_function: GO:0016491 - oxidoreductase activity [Evidence IEA];~go_function: GO:0019825 - oxygen binding [Evidence IEA];~go_function: GO:0020037 - heme binding [Evidence IEA];~go_function: GO:0071949 - FAD binding [Evidence IEA];~go_process: GO:0051409 - response to nitrosative stress [Evidence IEA];~go_process: GO:0055114 - oxidation-reduction process [Evidence IEA]), producing MDRRLTIASQVAVAAVAGYCIYKAFNARQQQQSLKDAVPKSSAAPLTPEQIKIIKATVPVLQEYGTKITTAFYKNMLTAHPELNAVFNTANQVNGHQARALAGALFAYASHIDDLGALGPAVELICNKHASLYIQADEYKIVGKYLLEAMKEVLGDACTDEILDAWGAAYWALADIMINREAALYKQSHGWTNWRQFRIAKKVPESDEITSFYLKPVDGKPLPSFRPGQYISVSVQVPELKYPQARQYSLSDTPRSDYYRISVKKETGLDPRAPGAKRHPGYVSNVLHDIIKEGDQIDVSHPYGDFFLSTAEATHPIVLLSAGVGITPMMSILNTITQKKQRNIHFIHGSRTTEARAFKSHVRKLENDIPDMQVTYFLSKPGGSDQLGVDYHHAGRIDLQKLDGPSHLYLDNPATEYYVCGPDTFMTQMEQALKAYGVSDDRIKMELFGTGGVPHN from the coding sequence ATGGACCGTCGCCTCACAATTGCATCGCAAGTCGCTGTCGCGGCAGTGGCTGGCTATTGCATTTACAAGGCCTTCAATGCccgacagcaacaacaatcctTGAAGGACGCGGTTCCCAAGtcgtctgctgctcctctgACACCAGAGCAGATCAAAATCATCAAGGCGACAGTCCCTGTTCTCCAGGAATATGGGACCAAAATCACCACTGCCTTCTACAAGAACATGTTGACAGCGCATCCTGAACTTAATGCCGTCTTCAACACCGCCAACCAGGTCAATGGCCACCAAGCTCGTGCGCTAGCTGGTGCACTGTTCGCATATGCATCTCACATCGACGATCTCGGGGCCCTCGGTCCTGCCGTTGAATTAATATGCAACAAGCATGCATCTCTGTACATCCAAGCTGACGAATACAAGATTGTTGGCAAGTACCTCTTGGAAGCTATGAAGGAGGTGCTTGGAGATGCCTGCACCGATGAAATTCTCGATGCCTGGGGTGCCGCTTACTGGGCTTTGGCCGACATAATGATTAACCGCGAAGCCGCACTGTATAAGCAGAGCCATGGCTGGACAAACTGGCGTCAATTCCGCATCGCCAAGAAGGTGCCCGAGTCGGACGAGATCACCTCATTCTACTTGAAGCCAGTTGACGGCAAACCACTGCCGTCATTCAGACCAGGTCAATATATCTCGGTTAGTGTCCAGGTTCCAGAGTTGAAGTACCCCCAAGCCCGCCAGTACTCGCTCAGTGATACGCCTCGCTCCGATTACTATCGCATCAGCGTGAAGAAGGAAACGGGACTCGATCCTCGTGCTCCGGGTGCCAAGAGACACCCTGGATACGTCTCTAACGTTCTCCATgacatcatcaaggaggGTGATCAAATCGATGTATCTCATCCCTATGGagacttcttcttgtccactGCCGAAGCTACCCATCCGATTGTTCTTCTCTCCGCCGGTGTCGGTATCACGCCCATGATGTCCATCCTGAACACCATCACTCAGAAGAAGCAACGCAATATCCACTTCATTCACGGATCCCGTACGACCGAGGCTCGCGCCTTCAAGAGTCATGTTCGCAAACTGGAAAACGACATACCTGATATGCAAGTGACCTACTTCCTCAGCAAGCCAGGTGGTAGTGACCAGCTGGGCGTTGATTACCACCACGCTGGAAGAATTGACCTGCAGAAGCTTGACGGGCCGTCTCATCTGTATCTAGACAACCCTGCTACGGAATATTACGTCTGTGGCCCCGACACATTCATGACGCAAATGGAGCAGGCGTTGAAGGCCTATGGTGTGAGCGATGACCGGATAAAGATGGAGTTGTTTGGTACGGGTGGTGTTCCTCATAACTAG
- a CDS encoding uncharacterized protein (COG:G;~EggNog:ENOG410Q8MB;~InterPro:IPR020846,IPR011701,IPR036259;~PFAM:PF07690;~TransMembrane:12 (i48-65o89-109i116-137o149-169i181-200o212-231i274-296o316-334i346-365o371-394i406-427o439-459i);~go_function: GO:0022857 - transmembrane transporter activity [Evidence IEA];~go_process: GO:0055085 - transmembrane transport [Evidence IEA]), which translates to MARNRANPGPEKPVDDKVESELHQLEAADDTQFYNVDPEIERKVVRKLDCVILPLMVLVYFFQYLDKQTINQAAVFGLRSDLKLTGQEFSWAVSLFYLGQLCSEYPAAIMLSRFPITIYVGVTIVIWGGVNMCLAAVQNFAGLAAVRFFLGFSEGTVSPAFIIITSIWYKRKEHPIRVATWVSMNGTANIIGALMMYGIGKGNMSLAPWRSLFLICGGLTSATGLLFIFLMPRDTTTAWFLSPQEREVATQRMAIDRATRDHAVFSKAQLKEALLSPMTWIYCLMGICITLTTPIMKYSSTVIHGFGYSTYKTMLVGTPAGAFNFITVWIGAIIPRVIPGTRVYTAIGLSIVPLLGSILLMTLPYSGGADWGIVVATWLGGCSSSLISSTASIIASNVKGNTKKSIVSTAFFVAYCVGCIVSPQAWTEDDAPRYTKGCILSIASMACLILTLFVYVFMVKRLNRRRDRKASEGYFEYIVDRGDGSGCMGISVDSDHTDVEDKAFRYTI; encoded by the exons ATGGCTCGGAACCGTGCAAACCCTGGCCCGGAGAAGCCAGTCGACGACAAGGTTGAGAGTGAATTGCATCAACTAGAAGCTGCAGATGATACGCAGTTCTACAACGTTGACCCCGAAATCGAGAGGAAGGTCGTTCGAAAACTTGACTGCGTGATTCTGCCTCTGATGGTGCTCGTATATTTCTTCCAAT ACCTCGACAAGCAGACAATTAACCAGGCCGCGGTATTTGGTCTACGAAGTGACCTCAAGCTCACAGGTCAAGAGTTCTCATGGGCTGTCTCGTTATTCTATCTGGGCCAGCTTTGTTCAGAATACCCAGCTGCGATCATGCTCTCCAGATTTCCGATCACAATCTACGTCGGAGTCACTATCGTAATATGGGGTGGGGTAAATATGTGTCTGGCTGCTGTTCAAAACTTTGCGGGACTGGCAGCGGTGCGATTCTTCTTAGGGTTCTCCGAAG GAACCGTCTCGCCAGCTTTCATTATTATCACGAGTATCTGGTACAAGCGCAAGGAACATCCGATTCGCGTCGCTACATGGGTATCAATGAACGGTACAGCCAATATTATAGGTGCCCTCATGATGTATGGTATCGGAAAGGGAAACATGTCACTTGCCCCGTGGCGTTCCCTCTTCCTGATATGTGGAGGTTTAACCTCCGCGACTGGCCTCTtattcatcttcttgatgcCCCGAGATACGACAACGGCTTGGTTCCTGAGTCCACAGGAACGAGAAGTGGCAACTCAGCGCATGGCGATCGATCGCGCTACCCGAGACCATGCAGTGTTCAGCAAAGCTCAACTCAAGGAGGCACTCTTGTCGCCGATGACTTGGATCTATTGCCTGATGGGAATATGTATCACCCTGACGACCCCCATAATGAAG TACAGCTCCACCGTCATACACGGCTTTGGCTACTCAACATACAAAACAATGCTCGTCGGAACACCCGCCGGAGcattcaacttcatcaccgtCTGGATCGGCGCCATCATCCCTCGCGTTATACCCGGAACACGAGTCTACACCGCCATCGGTCTCTCCATCGTACCTCTCCTAGGATCAATATTGCTCATGACGTTACCGTATTCCGGCGGTGCAGACTGGGGCATAGTGGTAGCAACCTGGCTCGGAGGATGCAGCTCTTCGTTGATAAGTAGCACCGCCAGCATTATCGCCAGTAACGTGAAGGGTAATACGAAGAAAAGTATCGTGTCGACTGCTTTCTTCGTTGCATACTGCGTTGGATGCATTGTTAGTCCGCAGGCTTGGACAGAGGACGATGCTCCTAGGTATACGAAGGGCTGTATTCTGAGTATTGCGTCCATGGCTTGCTTAATCCTTACTTTGTTCGTTTATGTGTTCATGGTGAAGAGGTTGAACAGGAGGCGTGATCGCAAAGCAAGCGAGGGGTACTTTGAGTATATCGTTGATAGGGGCGATGGGAGTGGCTGTATGGGGATTTCTGTGGATTCAGATCATACGGATGTTGAGGACAAGGCGTTTAGGTACACTATTTGA
- a CDS encoding uncharacterized protein (COG:T;~EggNog:ENOG410PPV9;~InterPro:IPR000719,IPR011009,IPR008266;~PFAM:PF07714,PF00069;~go_function: GO:0004672 - protein kinase activity [Evidence IEA];~go_function: GO:0005524 - ATP binding [Evidence IEA];~go_process: GO:0006468 - protein phosphorylation [Evidence IEA]): MEEERTTENGPSQAPGYPEALHYRFIPPSLEGLEFVPNFGDIVFRVKGQFLAWGGTAVLERLASGNVVKTPLPNPYFQREHERHRKSMCIEAIIYEILKDHPRVPKLMDWDPTTCCLTMEYVENGSLADFLERNHQSIADSMRRKWARQAAEGVQLLHHHNIIHSDLSPHNFLVDSNLDLKVSDFAGSSVFGAPGSALPGTRYRDPHVEGYVLRFSDDIFSLGSVIYFIMTGKHPYQDLPSDNVKYLFQSSQFPEVGHLSCGGIIRRCWLSEVDATEVYEYFSRHG, encoded by the exons atggaagaggaaaga ACCACGGAAAATGGACCTTCTCAAGCGCCAGGGTATCCAGAAGCCCTACATTACAGGTTTATACCGCCCAGTCTGGAGGGTCTTGAATTCGTGCCCAACTTCGGAGATATTGTTTTTCGTGTGAAGGGGCAATTCCTAGCCTGGGGAGGAACTGCGGTCCTAGAACGTTTGGCCTCAGGAAATGTGGTCAAGACGCCGCTGCCGAACCCATACTTTCAACGCGAACATGAGCGTCACAGAAAAAGTATGTGCATCGAGGCCATTATCTATGAGATTCTCAAAGACCATCCGCGCGTACCAAAATTGATGGATTGGGACCCAACCACCTGTTGCTTGACGATGGAGTATGTCGAGAATGGGAGCCTTGCGGATTTCCTAGAGAGGAATCACCAATCGATAGCCGATAGCATGAGGAGGAAATGGGCAAGACAGGCAGCCGAAGGTGTTCAattgcttcatcatcataacaTCATCCATTCCGATCTTTCGCCTCACAATTTTCTCGTCGACTCGAACCTGGACTTGAAGGTCTCGGATTTCGCTGGCTCCTCTGTTTTCGGCGCACCTGGCTCTGCTCTTCCCGGTACCCGCTATCGTGATCCACATGTTGAGGGGTACGTTCTCCGGTTCTCAGATGACATCTTCAGCCTGGGATCAGTCATTTATTTCATAATGACTGGCAAGCATCCTTATCAGGACCTGCCCAGCGATAATGTCAAGTATTTGTTCCAGAGCTCCCAATTCCCCGAGGTCGGTCACCTCTCATGTGGCGGTATCATAAGACGGTGCTGGTTGTCGGAAGTGGATGCCACTGAAGTGTACGAATACTTCAGCAGGCATGGATGA
- a CDS encoding Zn(II)2Cys6 transcription factor (COG:K;~EggNog:ENOG410PJPW;~InterPro:IPR036864,IPR007219,IPR001138;~PFAM:PF00172,PF04082;~TransMembrane:1 (o448-467i);~go_function: GO:0000981 - DNA-binding transcription factor activity, RNA polymerase II-specific [Evidence IEA];~go_function: GO:0003677 - DNA binding [Evidence IEA];~go_function: GO:0008270 - zinc ion binding [Evidence IEA];~go_process: GO:0006351 - transcription, DNA-templated [Evidence IEA];~go_process: GO:0006355 - regulation of transcription, DNA-templated [Evidence IEA]), with product MADAISPAQPSGWRIPKACQECRKRKIKCNGVNPCKTCELRHTPCIYREVIRQRKKKHQYTEAPANDEYISNGATRADYGARQQSPGVMQPARRRNPSVSLTFNNSVSATHMASPSCKVQLYYGSTSHFALMHEIYRGLVSGNQSAETEEPQGEVEEAGAGLDMFSFRRIFFGTQADSHDSNKALNGPDANVLFLPYDLAKVFLERFLATLYNLVPFWSKEVFYQQLDHLYRPTPDSRSDKWARSLLLLGLATGSLGTQHHSWGDILYERVKASISSLDDVVNLQTVQLSLFMAHFQNEQGRPNSAFLLMGAAARKAISAGLHKEAPAESDDAADSVEERRCTFWSLYFYEVWTCFHLGRPRSLSAKDIGIALPKDPFLQVLVHLSKIFSRSADEMYGRRHESLLQMWKIAKSITDDMRCYDSKMQHALGFGLDKPVQPGTLGVRQTILITLYYHTILLTFRPFLIFRGRWQHQMKISSQQPGNSTAKGPTEIPTWLNEACNQALSAACRTIHHLYEASIYNELVRELRYHGYFLGSSSFALIYDLMHGENLASTHLPWIHAALQGLSSMRHGEPITSSMSAIQTVLRKLNPSYEWSPGAMLKGNSYNIDQASAVRRYPSSVAHQPQGPIPDTLQSDLAGGGLSMLSDFQGNSLQDGLRMPSGSLGSGEDLLDFTQSDMGWDFDFSTMDLEAFFSINPTLDPPLF from the exons ATGGCAGACGCCATATCCCCAGCGCAGCCTTCAGGCTGGCGGATCCCCAAGGCGTGCCAAGAgtgcaggaagaggaagatcaaaTGCAATGGTGTCAATCCGTGCAAAACCTGCGAACTGCGCCATACGCCATGTATCTATCGCGAAGTTATTCGACAGCGCAAGAAAAAGCACCAATATACAGAGGCTCCCGCGAATGATGAGTACATCTCGAATGGGGCCACGCGGGCCGACTACGGCGCACGGCAGCAGTCTCCTGGGGTGATGCAGCCAGCCCGACGGAGAAATCCCTCCGTCAGTTTGACCTTCAACAACAGCGTTTCCGCCACGCATATGGCATCGCCATCGTGCAAAGTCCAATTATACTATGGCTCGACTTCTCACTTTGCACTCATGCACGAAATTTACCGCGGCTTGGTTTCCGGCAACCAGTCtgcggagacggaggagccACAGggcgaagttgaagaagccgGAGCTGGCTTGGACATGTTTAGTTTCCGTCGGATTTTCTTCGGAACTCAGGCTGATTCGCATGATTCGAACAAGGCCCTAAATGGGCCCGATGCGAATGTGCTCTTTCTACCCTACGACTTGGCTAAAGTATTTCTGGAACGCTTTTTGGCAACGTTGTATAACCTCGTGCCGTTTTGGTCTAAGGAAGTCTTCTATCAACAACTCGATCATTTGTATCGTCCAACACCAGATTCGCGCTCAGATAAATGGGCGCGATCACTACTTTTGCTGGGGCTAGCCACCGGCTCGCTAGGAACGCAGCACCATAGCTGGGGAGATATCCTATACGAGCGTGTAAAGGCGTCTATCTCTTCTCTTGACGACGTGGTGAACCTTCAGACTGTACAACTGTCACTGTTCATG GCCCATTTCCAGAATGAGCAAGGAAGGCCCAACTCCGCATTTCTCCTAATGGGCGCAGCTGCCCGAAAGGCCATATCTGCCGGTTTGCACAAAGAAGCTCCCGCCGAGAGTGACGATGCTGCTGATAGTGTCGAGGAACGACGATGCACGTTCTGGTCATTGTACTTCTACGAAGT CTGGACTTGTTTCCATCTTGGACGACCGAGATCCCTATCCGCAAAAGATATCGGAATTGCACTACCAAAGGACCCCTTCTTGCAGGTGCTAGTCCACCTATCGAAAATATTCTCCCGATCAGCCGATGAGATGTATGGCCGACGGCATGAATCATTACTGCAGATGTGGAAGATTGCTAAATCAATAACCGATGACATGCGATGTTACGACTCGAAAATGCAACACGCACTAGGGTTTGGGCTTGATAAGCCGGTTCAGCCGGGGACCTTGGGTGTACGGCAGACTATTCTAATAACTC TCTATTATCATACCATTCTATTGACCTTTCGACCATTCTTGATCTTTCGAGGTCGGTGGCAGCACCAAATGAAGATATCCTCGCAACAGCCAGGGAACAGCACGGCCAAGGGACCAACAGAAATCCCCACATGGCTGAATGAAGCCTGTAATCAAGCTCTCAGTGCCGCTTGCAGGACTATCCATCATTTATACGAAGCTTCCATATACAATGAACTGGTTCGG GAACTCCGCTACCACGGATATTTTCTGGGCAGCTCTAGCTTCGCCCTAATTTATGATCTAATGCATGGAGAAAATTTGGCATCCACCCACCTTCCTTGGATACACGCCGCCTTGCAAGGTCTTTCATCGATGCGACATGGCGAACCGATTACCAGCTCCATGTCTGCTATACAAACCGTCCTGAGAAAACTTAACCCATCGTATGAATGGTCGCCAGGTGCAATGCTAAAAGGGAATTCCTATAACATTGACCAAGCTAGTGCCGTGCGACGCTACCCCAGCAGCGTCGCTCATCAACCCCAAGGTCCAATTCCCGACACTCTGCAGTCAGACCTAGCCGGGGGAGGTCTTTCTATGCTATCTGATTTTCAAGGTAACTCCTTGCAGGATGGTCTACGCATGCCAAGTGGTAGCCTGGGTAGTGGAGAGGATCTGCTCGACTTTACCCAGTCCGACATGGGTTGGGACTTTGACTTCTCAACAATGGACCTTGaggctttcttttctatcaATCCGACTCTAGACCCTCCGTTGTTCTAG
- a CDS encoding uncharacterized protein (COG:T;~EggNog:ENOG410PNTH;~InterPro:IPR000719,IPR011009,IPR001245;~PFAM:PF07714,PF00069;~go_function: GO:0004672 - protein kinase activity [Evidence IEA];~go_function: GO:0005524 - ATP binding [Evidence IEA];~go_process: GO:0006468 - protein phosphorylation [Evidence IEA]), whose amino-acid sequence MESSSCLSPEDAIPAAAYEVPSHPPNVEVRIVRPYYPPGVSEIVGRSGRHFIGLLNESTVLKYPYIPGDRVGIEVEAELLNLVGSHPRIIASRGLNEHGLVLQYARNGNVCDRFTTGHDISFDQKLRWCKQAAEAVKYIHQKRVIHCDINVRNLLLDDNLDVLLADFQGVLKSENGEKLLDGESREHSKAYMPRVHGDIANAKTDIFALGSLFYHIMMGHEPFPELNDWEHDEEIEERYKNGQFPTDSHACSHITDKCWRQLYESADEIIFDLSQIQAAKDAGTEY is encoded by the exons ATGGAATCATCTTCCTGTTTGAGCCCCGAAGAT GCCATCCCAGCTGCTGCATATGAAGTTCCCTCTCACCCTCCCAACGTCGAAGTGAGAATTGTTCGTCCGTATTATCCTCCTGGCGTGTCCGAAATCGTCGGCCGCAGCGGTCGACACTTTATCGGCCTGCTCAATGAATCAACCGTTCTCAAGTACCCATACATACCTGGCGATCGTGTAGGTATCGAGGTAGAGGCGGAGCTTCTCAATCTCGTGGGCAGCCACCCACGGATCATCGCCTCGAGAGGTCTCAATGAGCATGGCCTAGTCCTACAGTATGCAAGGAACGGCAACGTCTGCGATCGCTTCACAACGGGTCATGATATTTCCTTCGACCAAAAGCTCCGCTGGTGTAAACAAGCTGCGGAAGCCGTCAAATACATACACCAGAAAAGAGTTATCCACTGTGACATCAATGTTCGCAATTTGCTACTGGACGATAACCTTGACGTCTTACTCGCAGACTTCCAGGGCGTGTTGAAGTCCGAGAATGGCGAAAAATTGCTGGACGGGGAGTCGAGAGAACATTCTAAAGCATACATGCCTCGCGTTCACGGTGATATTGCCAATGCCAAGACGGATATCTTTGCACTGGGATCTCTATTTTACCATATCATGATGGGACATGAACCGTTTCCGGAATTGAATGATTGGGAGcatgatgaggagattgaagaacGTTACAAAAATGGCCAATTTCCTACTGATAGCCATGCATGCTCTCATATTACAGATAAGTGTTGGAGGCAGTTGTACGAGTCTGCTGATGAGATAATCTTTGACCTTTCTCAGATTCAGGCGGCAAAGGATGCTGGTACGGAATACTAA
- a CDS encoding uncharacterized protein (COG:M;~EggNog:ENOG410PKKZ;~InterPro:IPR002110,IPR036770,IPR001810,IPR036047, IPR020683;~PFAM:PF13857,PF12796,PF00023,PF13637,PF13606;~go_function: GO:0005515 - protein binding [Evidence IEA]), with the protein MQAQLSHLPSEIIHYIIEDLDFKVLCCLRLTNRRLDGFARGYLLKIAKEIAFPKQEYYDMANVKLIPDNTVSHEYDGFVDIPHRLHEGHDRDLEVFADLVNGGAYHSVKLFLDAGVFANALDLCGRTMLHLCVRNGDVELANLLLDRGADPNCTMRYGFSPMHFLRFAPPKSQEALAWLLLDKGYKVPDNVGWLFRSICQASCALKLIRYMVEEDLIDINKSMDLKGKRCTALHIAAEFANSTDILEYLLSVKPSLLNMYGTSLQRTAYGYECVESRPSNAVYLLNKGINFLPEDVEPTVAAIIRLESAVSLNRLDVIRALLARGELWGWGDETWEHDVALQLEPLESAIEYQYLTAMELLLENRQFPYDQVLIDKCEKLASAWGCLEGSRLLQAKQILQKLKQAMGIQ; encoded by the coding sequence ATGCAAGCCCAGCTTTCTCACTTACCTTCTGAGATTATCCACTATATCATCGAGGACCTAGATTTCAAGGTTCTTTGTTGTCTTCGCTTGACGAACAGGAGGCTTGATGGATTTGCTCGTGGTTATCTACTCAAAATTGCAAAGGAAATTGCTTTTCCAAAACAGGAATACTACGATATGGCAAACGTCAAACTCATACCAGACAATACTGTAAGCCATGAATACGATGGGTTCGTAGATATACCTCACCGCTTACACGAAGGTCACGACAGGGACCTGGAGGTTTTTGCGGATTTAGTCAACGGGGGCGCTTATCATTCAGTTAAGCTGTTTCTGGATGCGGGTGTCTTTGCTAATGCGTTGGATCTATGCGGTCGCACGATGCTGCACCTTTGTGTTCGCAATGGCGATGTGGAGCTCGCAAACCTGCTGCTAGATAGAGGCGCGGATCCCAATTGCACCATGCGTTATGGGTTCAGTCCAATGCACTTTCTTCGTTTTGCTCCCCCCAAGTCTCAGGAAGCACTTGCATGGTTACTTCTTGACAAAGGGTATAAAGTTCCGGATAATGTCGGGTGGCTTTTTCGGAGCATTTGCCAGGCGAGTTGTGCTCTGAAGCTTATCCGGTACAtggttgaggaggatttgATAGATATCAACAAATCCATGGACCTTAAGGGAAAGCGTTGCACGGCTCTTCATATTGCTGCAGAGTTTGCAAACAGTACTGACATTCTAGAATATCTTCTGAGTGTCAAACCAAGTCTTTTGAACATGTACGGGACCAGTTTGCAACGCACGGCCTACGGTTACGAATGCGTTGAGTCACGTCCCAGTAATGCAGTTTACCTTCTCAACAAAGGCATTAATTTTCTGCCTGAAGATGTCGAGCCTACAGTTGCTGCTATAATTAGGCTTGAGAGTGCTGTGAGCCTTAACCGTCTGGATGTTATCCGAGCGTTGTTAGCCCGCGGTGAACTCTGGGGTTGGGGTGATGAAACCTGGGAGCATGACGTGGCCCTCCAACTCGAACCGCTTGAGTCTGCTATCGAGTATCAATATTTGACAGCCATGGAGCTCTTGCTCGAGAATCGCCAGTTTCCATATGACCAGGTTCTCATTGACAAGTGTGAAAAGCTGGCCTCCGCATGGGGATGCCTAGAAGGGTCGCGTTTACTTCAAGCGAAGCAAATCTTACAAAAGTTGAAGCAAGCTATGGGTATTCAGTAG